From the genome of Candidatus Binatia bacterium:
TGTCACCAAAAAACGCCAGGGCACCCAGCTTGATGGCGTCGGGATACGCCATCTCCTCGGTGAGCACGGCCGCGTTCTCGCGGATGCGGGTATTCACATCCTCCTCGATGCGCCATAGTTCTTCGTCGGATATGGGTCCATGGTGGTTGAAATCGAACCGCAGACGGTCTGGTGCCACCAGCGAGCCTGCCTGGCGCACTTGCGTGCCAAGGTGCTCGCGCAGCACGGCGTGCAGAATGTGGGTGGCCGAGTGGTTCAGTCGTGCCGCATCGCGCCGAATGCGATCGAGGCGCAGGCGCACCCGATCCCCTTTACGCACGGCGCCGCGGACCACCGTACCCAGGTGCACGGTGAGATCGGCGCGCGGCTTCTGGGTGTCCGCCACCTCGATCAGGTCCCCGGCGTCGGTCTCGATCACGCCGCGATCGCCAACCTGACCGCCCGATTCCCCGTAGAAGGGAGTCTCGGAGACAATGACCTGCACACGGTCGCCAGGCCGGGCCTCGTCGCGGTCGGCCCCGTCAACCATCAAGGCGGCGACGGTGGATTCCCACTCGTAGGCGCGGTCGCCGACGAACCGGGACGTGTACGCGCCCGTCGGCGCCATGATCTCCGCCCCGGCTTTGCGCGCTTCGCGGGCCCGCTGCCGCTGTTCGTCCATGCACGCATCGAACCCGGCAACATCCACGCCCAAGTTGTCGGCGCGCAGGATGTCTTGGGTCATATCGAGCGGGAAACCGTAGGTGTCATACAGTCGGAACGCGGCAGCGCCGGGCAGCACGGTAACGCCACGCGCCTGCAGCGCCGCCTTTTCCTCTTCGAACAAGGCCAGGCCTTTGTCCAACGTTTCCGCAAACCGCTCTTCTTCACTCCGAATGACCTGCTCGATATGCGCATGCCGCGCGCCGATCTCGGGATAGGCAGTCCCCATAGTGCTAAGCACTGCTCCGCTGACGCGCCAGAGAAACGGCTGGTCGAATCCCAGCTGTTTGGCGTGGCGCGCCGCGCGCCGCAGGACACGGCGCAACACATAGCCGCGGCCTTCGTTACTTGGCAGAACCCCGTCGGCGACCATGAAGGTGAGCGCACGGCCGTGGTCCGCGATCACGCGGAACGAAAGGTCGTCCTGGTTGCTGGCGCCGTAGCGCTTGCCGGCGTGTTCCTCGGTGAAGCGGATGAGGTCGCGGAACAGATCCGTGTCGTAATTCGACGGCACGCCTTGCAGCACGGCCGCCAGGCGCTCGAGTCCGGCGCCCGTGTCAACGTGCCGTTCCGCCAAGGGTTCCAGGGTGCCATCGGCGGTGCGGTTGTACTGGATGAAGACGAGGTTCCACAGCTCGATGAAGCGGGCGCAGCCGGTGTTCACTCCGCAGACATGGCCGGAGACGTGCCGCATGTCGCAAGCCTCGGCCCCCCGGTCGATGTGAATCTCCGAGCACGGGCCGCACGGCCCCACCTCGCCCATCTCCCAGAAGTTGTCTTTTTCCCCGAAGCGCAGGATGTGATCGCGGGCAATGTCGGTCTCCGAGCGCCAGCAACTCTCGGCATCATCGTCGGTCTGATACACGGTGGCGAACAACTTCTCTTTGGGGAGCTTCCATTCTCGCGTCAACAGCTCCCAGGCCCAGGCGATGGCTTCCTTCTTGTAATAGTCACCGAAGGACCAATTGCCGAGCATCTCGAAGAAGGTGTGGTGGTATGTGTCGCGCCCAACCTCCTCGAGGTCGTTGTGCTTGCCGCTCAAGCGGAGGCACTTCTGCGAGTTCACGGCCCGGCGGATGGCGCGTTTTTCGGTGCCGAGAAAGACGTTCTTGAACTGCACCATGCCGGCATTGGTGAACAGCAGTGTCGGATCCTTGTCCGGCAGCAGGGAGGAACTGGGCACGACTTGGTGGCCGCGCCGACGAAAGAATTCGATAAAGGCGGAACGGATTTCCGCGCCCGTCATCATGCGAAGATTCTTAGCAGGCCTCGTCTAGAATGGCGAACACGACGCTTTCGGGAAAGCCTCGGCGCAACAGGAAACGTGCGGCTTTCGCCCGCTCTGCCGGCCGTTGCGGCTCCACGGGGAACTTTCGCGCCAGCACCCGTCTCGCCAATCCGATTTCATCCGTATAAGCCGCCTCAACCGCCTCGTCGATCAGCCGGTCGGCCACGCCTTTGTGTCCCAGCTGGGCTCGCAGGTACTCGCTGCCGTAGCCGCGGCGGACGGCGTGTTCGCCGGCTCCGAGCGCCAAGCGCTGATCGTCGAGATAACGCCGCTGGCGCAAGCGGCGCACGGTCGCCGTGATGGTCGCCGCCGTCTCGCCACCTGCAGCCAGCCGGTCCCGAATCTCCTGTTCGCTGCGGTCACGCGCCGCCAGGAGCCGAATGGCGTGCTGCCAGGCGCGCTCGGCGACCTCAGAAGCGTTCGATTTCGACTTTGACTTTCGAGTCTCCAACCGAGCCATGGCGTTCGAAATCGTCCCAGCGGCTGTCGCTGGTGGAAGCAATGCCCCGCAATTTCAACTCGAAATCGGCGGGGTTGGTCGCGTTCGCCAGGGCCTCATCATGCGTGATCAGGCCGTCGCGGAGCAGCGCCATCAGCGACTGATCGAACGTCTGCATGCCATAGGAAATGTGCCCCTGGGCGATGACCTCGCACAAATCGCGCAGCTTCTCTTTGTCCGCAATATATTCCCGCACGCGTGCTGTCGACACCAACACCTCGACGGCCGGCACCATTCCGACTCCGTCCGCGCGTGGGATCAAGCGCTGGCTGATGATGCCGCGGATCACACTGGCCAAGATCAGGCGGACTTGGTCGCGTTGATGCTCGGGGAAGGCGCTGATTGCCCGTGTGATCGTTTCGGGTGCATCCAAGGTGTGCAGCGTGCTCATCACGAGATGGCCGGTCTCCGCGGCGAGAATGGCGGTCTCGATGGTTTCCAGATCCCGCATCTCGCCCACCAGAATCACGTCCGGGTTTTGCCGCAACGCCGCCTTGAGCGCGCTGGGAAAACTCACGGCGTCGTAACCGACCTCGCGCTGGTTCACGAAGCTCAACCGATCGGCATGCTCGTACTCGATCGGATCCTCGATGGTGATGATGTGACACCGGCGTGTTTGATTGATGTAATCCACCATAGTCGCCAGCGTCGTGCTCTTGCCACTGCCCGTCGTGCCGGTGACCAATACCAGGCCCCTGCGCTCGCTCGCGATGCGTTCCACCACCGTGGGCAGGTTCAGTTCCGCAATCGAGCGGATACGGGAGGGGATGATGCGAATGACGACGCTGAATTCGCCGCGCTGACGAAACACGTTGACGCGAAACCGCCCTAATTCGGGCGTTTCGTATGCCAGGTCGGCTTGGAGGTCAATGGCGAGCCGCTTGTGGTGAAACTCATCCAGCATCTCGTCCACCGTGCCTTGCAGCGCCTCATGAGTAATCGGCTCCGCGTCGGGCAGCGGCACAAGGTCCCCGTGCATGCGCACCCCGGGGGGCGCGCCCGCTTTGAGCAGAACGTCTGAAGCGCCCAACCGCACGGCCGTTCGAAGAATGTCCTGGAGTTCCATCGTCGACTTACCGCCTCATCGCAAGAGCGTGTTTCGTGCCAGCGCTGCGAGGCTATCTCTTACCAACAAAGAGGCCAGCACGCCGGGGGCTGGTTACGTCGCTTTGCTTGTCTTCTTTGCGTCAGTTTTTGGCGGTTCGGCACGCGGTGATTCGCCTTCGGGGCGCTGCCCTTCGGACTCAGCAGGGCTCGGCACCCCGGAGCCGGCGCGAATCTTCAGCTCGATGGCTCGCGCCACATCGGGGTGCTGGCGCAGAAAGTCCTTCGTGTTCTCACGTCCCTGCCCGATGCGTTCGTTCTCGAAGGCGTACCAGGCCCCGCTCTTTTCGACGATGCCGGCCTCGGCGCCCAGATCGACCAGCTCGCCTTCATGCGAAATGCCGGTACCGTACAGGATGTCGAACTCGGCGTCTTTGAAAGGGGGTGCGACCTTGTTCTTCACCACCCGCACTTTGGTGCGGCTCCCGATTACCGCGTCGCCCTGCTTGATGGCGCCGACACGGCGGATGTCGAGACGCACGGTCGAGTAAAATTTCAAAGCGTTGCCACCGGTGGTGGTCTCCGGGTTGCCGAACATGACGCCGATCTTCATGCGGATCTGGTTGATGAAAATGAGAATGGTGTGCGAACGGGAAATGGTGGCGGTCAACTTGCGCAGAGCCTGCGACATGAGGCGCGCCTGCAATCCCATCTGCGGGTCGCCCATGTCGCCTTCCAGCTCCGCCCGTGGTACCAGGGCAGCCACCGAATCGACCACCAGGACATCGACGGCGCCGCTGCGCACCAGGGTCTCGGCAATCTCCAAGGCCTGCTCGCCGTTGTCTGGCTGCGAGATGAGGAGGTCCTCGATCCTCACACCGAGGTGGCGGGCGTAACTGATGTCGAGGGCATGTTCGGCATCGATGAAAGCACCGACGCCGCCCGTCTTCTGGGCCTCGGCGACCACCTGCAACGCGAGCGTGGTCTTGCCGGAGGACTCTGGTCCGAAGATCTCGACGACGCGGCCGCGGGGCAGGCCGCCCACGCCTAGGGCGATGTCGAGGCCGAGCGATCCCGTGGAGACCACGTCGATGTCTCGCACATGTCCGTGCTCGCCGAGCTTCATGATGGCGCCCTTGCCGAACTGTTTTTCAATCTGACTGACGGCCAAGTCGAGCGCCCGCGCGCGATCCGCATCTACTGTCATTGTGGCACCTCTTTATTCCGGCCGAGCGGAATTGTCCAGAGCGGCGTGTACACCGCGCCGTCGGGCCGCAGCGTGCTGCGGTAGATTGTCACCGCGTCGACGTGGCTGGCTCCAAAGTCATCAGACATATGTATCTTGAAGAGTTCCTCCACACGTGACCAGCCGCGCGTGCCATTGACGCGTCCCAGCGTGATATGCGGCGTAAAGGCGCGCTTCTCCGGTTCGAACCCCACCCGGGTCATCGCCGTCTCGACACCCACCGCCAGTTCGGCTAACCCCTCGCTTTCCAGACCCACCCACAGGACACGCGGCCGGCGTAAAGTCGGAAACGCCCCAAGACCATGCGCCCGGACGTGCAGCGCCGGTCGGCCAGCGACCGCGGCGGCCAGCGCGCTGTGAACCTGCTCTAAGCGCGCTGCTTCCACCCATCCCAGAAACTTCAGCGTCACGTGCAGCCCTTCGCCGCGAACCCACCGCACATCGCACTTGAGCTGAGCCGCCTGGTCGAGCAGCCGGCGCAGCGCGGCGCGCACCGGTTCCTCCAGATCCACGGCGATGAAACTCCGAATGCGTTCGCCTTCCTCTGCGCCCATTGTAGCCAAAGCCTATTACGGCAGCCGTTCAGAATCCACTTCGCAGCGAGAAACCGAGCCCGACTCACGAACACGAGCTACGATCAGCGCCGCAGAATGCCCGACTCGCTCGGATTCAGTCCCAA
Proteins encoded in this window:
- a CDS encoding type IV pilus twitching motility protein PilT, translating into MELQDILRTAVRLGASDVLLKAGAPPGVRMHGDLVPLPDAEPITHEALQGTVDEMLDEFHHKRLAIDLQADLAYETPELGRFRVNVFRQRGEFSVVIRIIPSRIRSIAELNLPTVVERIASERRGLVLVTGTTGSGKSTTLATMVDYINQTRRCHIITIEDPIEYEHADRLSFVNQREVGYDAVSFPSALKAALRQNPDVILVGEMRDLETIETAILAAETGHLVMSTLHTLDAPETITRAISAFPEHQRDQVRLILASVIRGIISQRLIPRADGVGMVPAVEVLVSTARVREYIADKEKLRDLCEVIAQGHISYGMQTFDQSLMALLRDGLITHDEALANATNPADFELKLRGIASTSDSRWDDFERHGSVGDSKVKVEIERF
- a CDS encoding regulatory protein RecX yields the protein MARLETRKSKSKSNASEVAERAWQHAIRLLAARDRSEQEIRDRLAAGGETAATITATVRRLRQRRYLDDQRLALGAGEHAVRRGYGSEYLRAQLGHKGVADRLIDEAVEAAYTDEIGLARRVLARKFPVEPQRPAERAKAARFLLRRGFPESVVFAILDEAC
- the thpR gene encoding RNA 2',3'-cyclic phosphodiesterase, whose protein sequence is MGAEEGERIRSFIAVDLEEPVRAALRRLLDQAAQLKCDVRWVRGEGLHVTLKFLGWVEAARLEQVHSALAAAVAGRPALHVRAHGLGAFPTLRRPRVLWVGLESEGLAELAVGVETAMTRVGFEPEKRAFTPHITLGRVNGTRGWSRVEELFKIHMSDDFGASHVDAVTIYRSTLRPDGAVYTPLWTIPLGRNKEVPQ
- the alaS gene encoding alanine--tRNA ligase, coding for MTGAEIRSAFIEFFRRRGHQVVPSSSLLPDKDPTLLFTNAGMVQFKNVFLGTEKRAIRRAVNSQKCLRLSGKHNDLEEVGRDTYHHTFFEMLGNWSFGDYYKKEAIAWAWELLTREWKLPKEKLFATVYQTDDDAESCWRSETDIARDHILRFGEKDNFWEMGEVGPCGPCSEIHIDRGAEACDMRHVSGHVCGVNTGCARFIELWNLVFIQYNRTADGTLEPLAERHVDTGAGLERLAAVLQGVPSNYDTDLFRDLIRFTEEHAGKRYGASNQDDLSFRVIADHGRALTFMVADGVLPSNEGRGYVLRRVLRRAARHAKQLGFDQPFLWRVSGAVLSTMGTAYPEIGARHAHIEQVIRSEEERFAETLDKGLALFEEEKAALQARGVTVLPGAAAFRLYDTYGFPLDMTQDILRADNLGVDVAGFDACMDEQRQRAREARKAGAEIMAPTGAYTSRFVGDRAYEWESTVAALMVDGADRDEARPGDRVQVIVSETPFYGESGGQVGDRGVIETDAGDLIEVADTQKPRADLTVHLGTVVRGAVRKGDRVRLRLDRIRRDAARLNHSATHILHAVLREHLGTQVRQAGSLVAPDRLRFDFNHHGPISDEELWRIEEDVNTRIRENAAVLTEEMAYPDAIKLGALAFFGDKYGDRVRVVRTGDYSTELCGGTHVERTGDIGFFKVRAETGVAAGVRRVEALTGDGALAWMRGREQLLREIGELVHASEEEVAARVARLVAQQRELEKQLQQLQSKLTGSQSDDLLRQARQVDGITVLAAEVEGADDRALRDLADRLRDQIRSGIIVLGTTRGERALLLAAVTRDLTKRYHAGEIIKRIAPLIGGSGGGKPDLAQAGGKEPAKLREALEAVYQIVS
- the recA gene encoding recombinase RecA encodes the protein MTVDADRARALDLAVSQIEKQFGKGAIMKLGEHGHVRDIDVVSTGSLGLDIALGVGGLPRGRVVEIFGPESSGKTTLALQVVAEAQKTGGVGAFIDAEHALDISYARHLGVRIEDLLISQPDNGEQALEIAETLVRSGAVDVLVVDSVAALVPRAELEGDMGDPQMGLQARLMSQALRKLTATISRSHTILIFINQIRMKIGVMFGNPETTTGGNALKFYSTVRLDIRRVGAIKQGDAVIGSRTKVRVVKNKVAPPFKDAEFDILYGTGISHEGELVDLGAEAGIVEKSGAWYAFENERIGQGRENTKDFLRQHPDVARAIELKIRAGSGVPSPAESEGQRPEGESPRAEPPKTDAKKTSKAT